In the genome of Streptomyces globosus, one region contains:
- a CDS encoding enoyl-CoA hydratase/isomerase family protein, which produces MTLSLEVSEGVGTIRLDRPPMNALDIAAQDRLRELAAEAGDRADVRAVILYGGEKVFAAGADIKEMQTMDHAAMVARSRALQDAFTAVARIPKPVVAAVTGYALGGGCELALCADYRIAADNAKLGQPEILLGLIPGAGGTQRLSRLVGPSKAKDLIFTGRMVKADEALALGLVDRVVPAAEVYGQAQAWAAALAKGPAIALRAAKECVDAGLEADIDTGLAIERNWFAGLFATEDRERGMRSFVEEGPGKAKFL; this is translated from the coding sequence ATGACCCTCTCTCTCGAAGTCTCCGAAGGCGTCGGCACCATCCGCCTGGACCGGCCGCCCATGAACGCCCTGGACATCGCCGCCCAGGACCGGCTGCGCGAGCTGGCGGCCGAGGCCGGCGACCGCGCCGACGTCCGGGCCGTCATCCTCTACGGCGGCGAGAAGGTGTTCGCGGCCGGCGCGGACATCAAGGAGATGCAGACGATGGACCATGCGGCGATGGTCGCCCGGTCCCGCGCGCTCCAGGACGCCTTCACCGCCGTGGCGCGGATCCCCAAGCCGGTCGTGGCGGCCGTCACCGGCTACGCGCTGGGCGGCGGCTGCGAGTTGGCGCTCTGCGCGGACTACCGCATCGCCGCCGACAACGCCAAGCTCGGCCAGCCCGAGATCCTGCTCGGCCTCATCCCCGGCGCGGGCGGCACCCAGCGCCTCTCCCGCCTGGTCGGCCCGTCCAAGGCCAAGGACCTGATCTTCACCGGCCGGATGGTCAAGGCGGACGAGGCGCTCGCCCTCGGCCTCGTCGACCGGGTGGTGCCCGCGGCGGAGGTGTACGGGCAGGCGCAGGCCTGGGCCGCGGCGCTCGCCAAGGGCCCGGCCATCGCGCTCCGTGCGGCGAAGGAGTGCGTCGACGCGGGCCTGGAGGCGGACATCGACACGGGCCTGGCCATCGAACGGAACTGGTTCGCGGGCCTGTTCGCGACCGAGGACCGGGAGCGGGGCATGCGCAGCTTCGTCGAGGAGGGGCCGGGCAAGGCGAAGTTCCTCTAG
- the glgX gene encoding glycogen debranching protein GlgX, with product MSSAAEQGAVNTAVDAGQAPEAPRAPGAVRGAGPGASAQPAGPPVWPGSSHPLGARFRTGPDGTAGTNFALWAQGAEAVEVCLFDADGAETRCALTELTHEIWHGFLPGVRPGQRYGYRVHGRWDPWTGARFNPAKLLLDPYARAVDGDFTLPPEVYGHVRDWPQQYIADTVRDDRDSAPFVPKGVVVHDDDDWSDDVRPKTPWADSVIYELHVRGFTMRHPGVPEHLRGTYAGLAHPAAVEHLVRLGVTAVELLPVHQFAHEDHLLRRGLRNHWGYNSVGYFAPHAGYSSSGTAGQQVGEFKRMVRALHAAGIEVILDVVYNHTAEAGELGPTLSLRGIDNRGYYRLQHDQRRYADYTGCGNTLHAGRPHVLRMITDSLRYWVTEMGVDGFRFDLAAALARSMHDVDMLSPFLAVIAQDPVLRRVKLIAEPWDVGSGGYQVGAFPPLWTEWNDRYRDAVRDFWRGALPDVRDLGYRLSGSSDLYAWGGRRPYASVNFVTAHDGFTLRDLVSYERKHNEANGEENRDGTNDNRSWNCGAEGETADPGIGALRRRQLRNLLTTLLLSTGVPMLVAGDEFGRTQGGNNNAYCQDNGVGWVDWSLLEDPQWRELCTLAARLVALRQEHPVLRRRAFFSGRPQAADGLRDLAWFTPAGAEMTEQDWYAPAAALGMYLSGRDIPGRDGRGRQVADDSFLALLHAGDRPLPWVLPGPPWAAEYELLLDTSREDQAAAPGTRHRGGQELAVPARSVLLLRVAD from the coding sequence GTGTCGAGCGCAGCCGAGCAAGGTGCGGTGAACACCGCGGTGGACGCAGGACAGGCGCCGGAGGCCCCCCGGGCCCCGGGGGCCGTACGGGGGGCGGGGCCCGGCGCGTCGGCGCAGCCGGCCGGGCCGCCGGTGTGGCCCGGGTCCTCGCACCCGCTGGGGGCCCGCTTCCGGACCGGGCCGGACGGGACAGCGGGCACCAACTTCGCGCTGTGGGCGCAGGGCGCCGAGGCCGTGGAGGTCTGCCTCTTCGATGCGGACGGCGCCGAGACGCGGTGCGCGCTGACCGAGCTGACGCATGAGATCTGGCACGGCTTCCTGCCCGGTGTGCGGCCCGGCCAGCGGTACGGCTACCGCGTGCACGGCCGGTGGGACCCGTGGACGGGGGCCCGCTTCAATCCGGCGAAGCTGCTCCTCGACCCGTACGCGCGGGCCGTGGACGGAGACTTCACGCTGCCGCCGGAGGTGTACGGGCACGTCCGGGACTGGCCGCAGCAGTACATCGCCGACACGGTCCGCGACGACCGGGACTCGGCGCCGTTCGTGCCGAAGGGCGTCGTCGTCCACGATGACGACGACTGGTCGGACGACGTCCGGCCGAAGACGCCGTGGGCCGACTCGGTGATCTACGAGCTGCACGTGCGCGGGTTCACGATGCGCCATCCGGGTGTTCCCGAGCACCTGCGCGGCACGTACGCGGGCCTCGCCCACCCGGCGGCGGTCGAGCACCTGGTGCGGCTCGGCGTGACGGCGGTCGAGCTGCTGCCGGTGCACCAGTTCGCGCACGAGGACCACCTGCTGCGCCGGGGCCTGCGCAACCACTGGGGCTACAACTCGGTCGGGTACTTCGCCCCGCACGCCGGGTACTCCTCCAGCGGCACGGCCGGGCAGCAGGTCGGCGAGTTCAAGCGGATGGTGCGGGCCCTGCACGCGGCGGGCATCGAGGTCATCCTGGACGTGGTCTACAACCACACCGCGGAGGCGGGCGAGCTGGGGCCGACGCTGTCGCTGCGCGGCATCGACAACCGGGGCTACTACCGGCTCCAGCACGACCAGCGGCGCTACGCCGACTACACGGGCTGCGGGAACACCCTGCACGCGGGCCGGCCGCACGTGCTGCGGATGATCACCGACTCGCTGCGGTACTGGGTGACCGAGATGGGGGTGGACGGCTTCCGCTTCGACCTCGCGGCGGCGCTGGCCCGGTCCATGCACGACGTCGACATGCTGTCGCCGTTCCTCGCGGTCATCGCGCAGGACCCGGTGCTGCGCCGGGTGAAGCTGATCGCGGAGCCGTGGGACGTGGGCTCGGGCGGCTACCAGGTGGGGGCGTTCCCGCCGCTGTGGACGGAGTGGAACGACCGCTACCGGGATGCGGTCCGGGACTTCTGGCGGGGCGCCCTGCCCGACGTACGGGACCTGGGCTACCGGCTGTCGGGGTCGAGCGACCTGTACGCGTGGGGCGGGCGGCGGCCGTACGCCTCGGTGAACTTCGTGACCGCCCACGACGGCTTCACCCTGCGGGACCTGGTCAGCTACGAGCGCAAGCACAACGAGGCGAACGGGGAGGAGAACCGGGACGGGACCAACGACAACCGGTCGTGGAACTGCGGCGCGGAGGGCGAGACCGCCGATCCCGGGATCGGGGCGCTGCGGCGGCGGCAGCTGCGCAACCTGCTGACGACGCTGCTGCTGTCGACGGGGGTGCCGATGCTCGTCGCGGGCGACGAGTTCGGCCGGACGCAGGGCGGCAACAACAACGCGTACTGCCAGGACAACGGGGTCGGCTGGGTGGACTGGTCCCTGCTGGAGGATCCGCAGTGGCGGGAGCTGTGCACGCTGGCGGCGCGGCTGGTGGCGCTCCGCCAGGAGCACCCGGTGCTGCGCCGGCGGGCGTTCTTCTCCGGCCGGCCGCAGGCCGCCGACGGCCTGCGGGACCTGGCCTGGTTCACGCCGGCCGGCGCCGAGATGACGGAGCAGGACTGGTACGCGCCGGCCGCGGCGCTGGGGATGTACCTGTCGGGGCGGGACATCCCGGGCCGGGACGGGCGGGGGCGGCAGGTCGCGGACGACAGCTTCCTGGCGCTGCTGCACGCCGGGGACCGGCCGCTGCCGTGGGTGCTGCCGGGTCCGCCGTGGGCGGCGGAGTACGAACTGCTGCTGGACACCTCGCGGGAGGACCAGGCCGCGGCGCCGGGCACACGGCACCGGGGCGGGCAGGAGCTGGCGGTTCCGGCGCGGTCGGTGCTGCTGCTGCGCGTCGCGGACTGA
- a CDS encoding ATP-binding protein — protein MAGLEGVEQPRPQGGAAAVRPTAALEDEQGLGAVEEYGNPAEAEVTLPSMPVSAGTARRLAQYVVIRFWGFSPQVAEHTVLLVSELVGNAVRHTGARSFGLRMVRRRGWIRVEVRDPSRGLPCLMPVQELDTTGRGLFLVDKLSDRWGADLLPRGKITWFEMRVADR, from the coding sequence ATGGCGGGCCTGGAGGGTGTGGAGCAGCCGCGGCCGCAGGGCGGCGCCGCGGCCGTGCGGCCGACGGCGGCACTGGAGGACGAGCAGGGCCTCGGCGCGGTGGAGGAGTACGGCAATCCGGCCGAGGCGGAGGTGACCCTGCCGTCCATGCCGGTCTCGGCGGGCACCGCCCGCCGGCTCGCCCAGTACGTGGTGATCCGCTTCTGGGGCTTCTCCCCGCAGGTCGCCGAGCACACCGTGCTGCTGGTGTCCGAACTCGTCGGCAACGCGGTGCGCCATACGGGCGCCCGCTCGTTCGGCTTACGGATGGTGCGGCGGCGCGGCTGGATCCGGGTGGAGGTGCGCGACCCCTCGCGGGGGCTGCCCTGCCTGATGCCGGTGCAGGAGCTGGACACCACGGGGCGGGGGCTCTTCCTCGTCGACAAGCTGTCCGACCGGTGGGGCGCGGACCTGCTGCCCCGCGGCAAGATCACCTGGTTCGAGATGCGGGTGGCGGACCGCTGA
- a CDS encoding polysaccharide deacetylase family protein — MPCYPDRRSALRAGAAAAAGVLATACGAGGAHPSAAPASAAPAKAAPARPPRRPAAAPRRFAGQPEEIAHGPRTRPEVALTFHGNGDPATARAVLAEAERAGARVTVLAVGTWLDAHPAMAARILDGGHELGNHTQRHLALNDLPEAEAYAEITGCAQRLRRLTGSIGTWFRPSQTQHATPLVRTLARRAGYPHVLSYDVDSLDFTSPGAAAVIRTVTGTIRSGSVVSLHFGYADTVDAMPPLLEELARRKLRAVTTTELLTP, encoded by the coding sequence GTGCCTTGCTACCCGGACCGCAGGTCCGCCCTCCGCGCCGGTGCGGCGGCCGCCGCCGGAGTCCTCGCCACCGCCTGTGGCGCGGGCGGCGCCCACCCCTCCGCCGCACCGGCCTCCGCGGCCCCCGCCAAGGCCGCCCCGGCCCGGCCGCCCCGCCGCCCCGCGGCCGCGCCGCGCCGCTTCGCCGGGCAGCCCGAGGAGATCGCGCACGGTCCCCGCACCCGCCCCGAGGTGGCCCTCACCTTCCACGGCAACGGCGACCCCGCGACCGCCCGCGCCGTCCTCGCCGAGGCCGAGCGCGCCGGCGCCCGGGTCACCGTCCTCGCCGTCGGCACCTGGCTCGACGCCCACCCCGCAATGGCCGCGCGCATCCTGGACGGCGGCCACGAACTCGGCAACCACACCCAGCGCCACCTCGCCCTCAACGACCTGCCGGAGGCCGAGGCCTACGCCGAGATCACCGGCTGCGCCCAGCGCCTGCGGCGGCTCACCGGCTCCATCGGCACCTGGTTCCGCCCCTCGCAGACGCAGCACGCCACCCCCCTCGTCCGGACGCTGGCCCGCAGGGCGGGCTACCCGCACGTCCTCTCGTACGACGTGGACTCCCTCGACTTCACCTCGCCCGGCGCGGCGGCCGTCATCCGCACCGTCACCGGGACGATCCGCAGCGGATCCGTGGTGAGCCTGCACTTCGGCTACGCGGACACGGTCGACGCGATGCCGCCCCTCCTCGAAGAACTCGCGCGCCGGAAGCTGCGCGCGGTGACCACCACGGAGCTGCTGACCCCATGA
- a CDS encoding MarR family winged helix-turn-helix transcriptional regulator → MDTEDSVDRHIARWSGKVPFDVPTEGVITRIQLLAKHVKYGKERALAETGLQEFEFETMHRLAGRGAPWRAPSAELAAELLLSPAGMTGRLDTLEKSGLVRRVRAEGDRRRVDVELTDEGHRRWIDAMRWRGIAEAEMVEPLDDGERAALSALLKRMLLHVEAK, encoded by the coding sequence ATGGACACAGAGGACTCCGTCGACCGCCACATCGCCCGCTGGAGCGGCAAGGTGCCCTTCGACGTGCCCACCGAAGGCGTCATCACCCGGATCCAGCTGCTGGCCAAGCACGTGAAGTACGGCAAGGAGCGGGCCCTGGCCGAGACAGGCCTTCAGGAGTTCGAGTTCGAGACCATGCACCGGCTCGCCGGCCGCGGCGCCCCCTGGCGGGCGCCCTCCGCCGAACTCGCCGCCGAACTGCTCCTCTCCCCGGCCGGGATGACGGGCCGCCTCGACACCCTGGAGAAGTCCGGGCTGGTCCGGCGGGTCCGCGCCGAGGGCGACCGCCGCCGGGTCGACGTCGAGCTCACGGACGAGGGCCACCGGCGCTGGATCGACGCCATGCGCTGGCGGGGCATCGCCGAGGCGGAGATGGTCGAGCCCCTCGACGACGGCGAACGCGCCGCGCTCTCCGCGCTGCTCAAGCGGATGCTGCTGCACGTCGAGGCGAAGTAG
- a CDS encoding L,D-transpeptidase, which yields MTRRAGAALAAAAAWACLLGGLSACTGEGGGSPVEIQLPGKPRSPAEAIRITPEDNAEGVPAEGPLSVRVPEGRLERVVVTKVEDAQEVRVPGTIAPDGLSWSPDPDAGRLALAAKYTVDAVAVDGHNRRQARHTTFTTYVPEERFIGYFKPENRSTVGVGMIVSFRFSRPIENRADVERAVTVTADPPVEVAGHWFGRDRLDFRPREYWKPGTEVTVRIRLRDVQGAPGSYGIQDKTVRFTVGRAQVSTVDAAAHTMAVRRDGRLLSTVPISAGSPENPTYNGRMVVMEMYDVTRMNGQTVGFGGEYDIPDVPHAMRLTTSGTFLHGNYWVSPDTFGSANTSHGCVGLRDDKGGGSDTPAGWFFDRTLVGDVVEVVNSQDKTVAPDNGLGGWNMPWTEWAAGSALS from the coding sequence CTGACGAGGCGGGCAGGGGCTGCCCTGGCCGCCGCAGCGGCCTGGGCGTGCCTGCTGGGCGGGCTGTCCGCGTGCACCGGCGAGGGCGGCGGCTCCCCGGTCGAGATCCAGCTGCCCGGCAAACCCCGCTCCCCGGCGGAGGCCATCCGCATCACCCCCGAGGACAACGCCGAGGGCGTCCCCGCCGAGGGCCCGCTGAGCGTCCGCGTCCCCGAGGGCCGCCTGGAACGCGTCGTCGTCACGAAGGTGGAGGACGCCCAGGAGGTGCGGGTCCCCGGCACGATCGCCCCCGACGGGCTCAGCTGGAGCCCCGACCCGGACGCCGGCCGCCTCGCGCTCGCCGCCAAGTACACCGTGGACGCCGTCGCCGTCGACGGCCACAACCGCCGCCAGGCCCGCCACACCACCTTCACCACGTACGTGCCCGAGGAGCGCTTCATCGGCTACTTCAAGCCGGAGAACCGCTCCACCGTCGGCGTCGGCATGATCGTGTCCTTCCGGTTCAGCAGGCCCATCGAGAACCGGGCCGACGTCGAGCGGGCCGTCACCGTCACCGCCGATCCGCCCGTCGAGGTCGCCGGCCACTGGTTCGGCCGCGACCGCCTCGACTTCCGGCCCCGGGAGTACTGGAAGCCGGGCACCGAGGTCACGGTCCGCATCCGGCTGCGCGACGTCCAGGGCGCCCCCGGCTCGTACGGCATCCAGGACAAGACGGTCCGCTTCACCGTCGGCCGCGCGCAGGTCTCCACGGTGGACGCGGCCGCGCACACCATGGCGGTCCGCCGCGACGGCCGGCTGCTGTCGACGGTCCCCATCAGCGCCGGGTCCCCGGAGAACCCGACCTACAACGGCAGGATGGTGGTGATGGAGATGTACGACGTCACCCGGATGAACGGGCAGACCGTGGGCTTCGGCGGCGAGTACGACATCCCCGACGTCCCGCACGCGATGCGGCTCACCACCTCCGGCACCTTCCTGCACGGCAACTACTGGGTCAGCCCCGACACCTTCGGCTCCGCCAACACCAGCCACGGCTGCGTGGGCCTGCGCGACGACAAGGGCGGCGGCTCCGACACCCCCGCGGGCTGGTTCTTCGACCGGACCCTCGTCGGCGACGTGGTGGAGGTCGTGAACTCGCAGGACAAGACGGTCGCCCCGGACAACGGGCTGGGCGGCTGGAACATGCCCTGGACGGAGTGGGCCGCAGGCTCCGCCCTGTCCTGA
- a CDS encoding choice-of-anchor A family protein, with protein sequence MSARNWALGLAIGAVVAAGTPAAALAADTSGERPAAAAARAPLPGGLGPCVPGDCPSPFPPIGSNGIPVGRDNAVNIFAGGDFRVRGTASEAEGRLVVLGGFDQDKQAGGDQRYNVGVVGAGSLVPPPAGADFLTTGRDVTVADGERLLADTGVVRYGGTLTGTVTGTLVADPDAAAPYAGLRDRLTAASQCYARVDGQPRPATGTVVNSGFETLLTGDGTSALQVFNVDADLVNAGAMNGQQGIRFDRIPANATILVNVLGTTRTINTFSGGIADTDPLNAYRERLLWNFPDATTVNLNGTGQFQGSVLIGNQASEATVTLPGMNGRFFTTGSVTHGSSTLPGSGQEFHAYPFTGDLPECGPGPEPVTGAVSVLKRDENGAALPGARFELWRETNGQDGAQFTGPDPDTRVAECTTGADGRCSREVEPGTYYWRETAAPDGYELPADPVFPLTLTADDAEAGVSVTVDNTRQPQPVTGRVAVRKVDAAGGAPLAGAVFELWRETNGTEGLQTLGINPDQRVGAECTTGADGRCSSEVEPGTYYWRETAAPDGYELPARPVATVVLTVQNASAGVTVTLPNARRSDGGGAVQVLKRDKTTQLPLRGAAFDLWKEANGTEGLQTAGADPDLRIGSGCTTDTAGRCGFRQLEPGSYYLVETAVPPGYVLPRNPVTGPLVLDANTPGATVAVTVDNRREGACECKDKEHGKDKKDKKDKGKGKKKDKEKEKAEKPHS encoded by the coding sequence ATGTCAGCAAGGAACTGGGCCCTCGGGCTCGCGATCGGAGCCGTCGTGGCCGCGGGGACACCCGCCGCGGCCCTGGCCGCCGACACCAGCGGGGAACGGCCCGCCGCGGCCGCGGCGCGGGCCCCGCTGCCCGGCGGCCTCGGCCCGTGCGTCCCCGGCGACTGCCCCAGCCCCTTCCCGCCGATCGGCAGCAACGGCATCCCGGTGGGCCGCGACAACGCCGTCAACATCTTCGCGGGCGGGGACTTCCGCGTCCGCGGCACCGCCTCCGAGGCCGAGGGCCGCCTCGTCGTCCTGGGCGGTTTCGACCAGGACAAGCAGGCGGGCGGGGACCAGCGGTACAACGTGGGCGTCGTCGGCGCCGGCTCGCTGGTGCCGCCGCCGGCGGGGGCGGACTTCCTCACCACCGGCCGGGACGTCACCGTCGCGGACGGCGAGCGACTCCTCGCCGACACCGGGGTGGTCCGCTACGGCGGCACCCTCACCGGCACCGTGACCGGCACCCTCGTCGCCGACCCCGACGCCGCCGCCCCCTACGCCGGCCTGCGCGACCGGCTCACCGCCGCCAGCCAGTGCTACGCCCGGGTCGACGGACAGCCCCGCCCGGCCACCGGCACGGTCGTCAACAGCGGCTTCGAGACCCTCCTCACCGGGGACGGCACCTCGGCCCTCCAGGTGTTCAACGTCGACGCCGACCTGGTCAACGCCGGCGCCATGAACGGCCAGCAGGGCATCCGCTTCGACCGGATCCCCGCGAACGCCACCATCCTCGTCAACGTCCTCGGCACCACCCGCACCATCAACACCTTCAGCGGCGGGATCGCGGACACCGACCCCCTCAACGCCTACCGCGAACGGCTCCTGTGGAACTTCCCGGACGCCACGACGGTCAACCTGAACGGCACCGGCCAGTTCCAGGGCAGCGTCCTGATCGGCAACCAGGCGTCCGAGGCCACGGTCACCCTCCCCGGCATGAACGGCCGCTTCTTCACCACCGGCTCCGTCACCCACGGCAGCTCCACCCTCCCGGGCAGCGGCCAGGAGTTCCACGCCTACCCCTTCACCGGCGACCTCCCCGAATGCGGCCCCGGCCCCGAGCCGGTCACCGGCGCGGTGTCCGTGCTCAAGCGGGACGAGAACGGGGCCGCGCTGCCCGGGGCCCGCTTCGAGCTGTGGCGGGAGACGAACGGACAGGACGGGGCCCAGTTCACCGGTCCCGACCCGGACACCCGCGTCGCGGAGTGCACCACCGGCGCGGACGGCCGCTGCTCGCGCGAGGTCGAACCCGGCACCTACTACTGGCGGGAGACGGCCGCCCCCGACGGCTACGAACTCCCCGCCGACCCCGTCTTCCCGCTGACCCTGACCGCCGATGACGCCGAGGCGGGCGTCAGCGTCACCGTCGACAACACGAGGCAGCCCCAGCCGGTCACGGGGCGGGTCGCCGTCCGCAAGGTCGACGCCGCGGGCGGAGCCCCGCTGGCCGGAGCCGTCTTCGAGCTCTGGCGCGAGACCAACGGGACGGAGGGGCTGCAGACCCTCGGCATCAACCCCGACCAGCGTGTCGGCGCGGAGTGCACCACCGGCGCGGACGGCCGCTGCTCCAGCGAGGTCGAACCCGGCACCTACTACTGGCGGGAGACCGCCGCTCCCGACGGGTACGAGCTGCCCGCCCGGCCCGTCGCGACCGTCGTGCTGACGGTGCAGAACGCGTCGGCCGGGGTGACGGTGACGCTCCCCAACGCCCGGCGCAGCGACGGCGGAGGCGCCGTCCAGGTCCTGAAGCGGGACAAGACGACGCAGCTCCCGCTGCGCGGGGCGGCGTTCGACCTCTGGAAGGAGGCCAACGGCACCGAGGGGCTCCAGACCGCAGGCGCGGACCCCGACCTCCGCATCGGGTCGGGCTGCACCACGGACACCGCGGGCCGCTGCGGGTTCCGGCAGCTGGAGCCGGGCTCGTACTACCTGGTGGAGACTGCCGTGCCCCCGGGCTACGTGCTCCCGCGCAACCCCGTCACCGGCCCGCTCGTCCTGGACGCGAACACCCCGGGCGCCACGGTCGCGGTGACGGTCGACAACCGCCGCGAGGGCGCGTGCGAGTGCAAGGACAAGGAGCACGGCAAGGACAAGAAGGACAAGAAGGACAAGGGCAAGGGCAAGAAGAAGGACAAGGAGAAGGAGAAGGCCGAGAAGCCGCACTCCTGA
- a CDS encoding MFS transporter, which produces MTSPIRRLLAGRTCAAFATALIPTTLTLAVVRSGSAADLGIVLAAELVPMLLLLPVAGVAADRFPARRVVLAADLVRAAAQFGTGLLLLAGPVRIGWLAVLAAATGAGVAFGNPSARTLVAAVVPAPDRLRTNARLGVAGGIAQIAGPATAGGAVLALGAGWSSLLTAALFAGSAFTLGGLRPLHAPAARVRAGFAAELRGGWAEARRHPWFLANALAHGVWHLAAGLLLTLGPLIAVESLGGAGSWVVVAQVGTAGLLAGVWAAGRLPVRRPLYGVAVGAAAQALPLAAFALRLPLGVTAAAYFAAMFGLGVLSPLWETELQRRIPLEALGRVGSLDTLISFASRPLGLAVAAPLAAAAGTAAPLLAAAVLSAAANLGVLLLPDVRAADSGREPAPALR; this is translated from the coding sequence ATGACCTCGCCGATCCGGCGGCTCCTCGCGGGGCGCACCTGCGCCGCCTTCGCCACCGCCCTCATCCCCACCACCCTCACCCTCGCCGTCGTGCGCAGCGGTTCGGCCGCCGACCTCGGCATCGTGCTCGCCGCCGAGCTGGTGCCGATGCTGCTCCTGCTCCCCGTCGCCGGGGTGGCCGCCGACCGCTTCCCCGCCCGGCGCGTCGTGCTCGCCGCCGACCTGGTGCGCGCCGCGGCCCAGTTCGGGACCGGGCTCCTGCTGCTGGCCGGGCCGGTGCGGATCGGGTGGCTCGCCGTGCTCGCCGCCGCCACCGGCGCGGGCGTCGCCTTCGGCAACCCCTCCGCCCGGACCCTGGTCGCCGCGGTCGTCCCCGCCCCCGACCGGCTGCGCACCAACGCCCGGCTCGGCGTCGCGGGCGGGATCGCGCAGATCGCCGGCCCCGCCACCGCGGGCGGAGCGGTGCTGGCCCTCGGCGCCGGATGGTCCTCCCTCCTGACCGCCGCCCTGTTCGCCGGCTCCGCGTTCACCCTCGGCGGTCTGCGGCCCCTCCACGCCCCCGCGGCCCGGGTGCGGGCCGGGTTCGCCGCCGAGCTGCGGGGCGGCTGGGCCGAGGCGCGCCGGCACCCGTGGTTCCTGGCCAACGCCCTCGCCCACGGCGTCTGGCACCTGGCCGCCGGGCTCCTGCTGACCCTCGGGCCGCTGATCGCGGTCGAGAGCCTGGGCGGGGCCGGATCCTGGGTCGTCGTCGCCCAGGTGGGCACCGCCGGGCTGCTGGCCGGGGTGTGGGCGGCCGGCCGGCTGCCGGTCCGGCGCCCGCTGTACGGGGTGGCCGTCGGGGCGGCGGCGCAGGCCCTGCCGCTGGCCGCGTTCGCGCTGCGGCTGCCCCTGGGCGTGACGGCGGCCGCCTACTTCGCCGCGATGTTCGGGCTGGGCGTCCTCAGCCCGCTGTGGGAGACCGAGCTCCAGCGCCGGATCCCGCTGGAGGCGCTGGGCCGGGTCGGCTCGCTCGACACCCTGATCTCCTTCGCCTCGCGGCCGCTGGGCCTCGCCGTCGCCGCCCCGCTCGCGGCCGCGGCAGGCACGGCCGCGCCGCTGCTGGCCGCCGCCGTCCTCAGCGCCGCCGCGAACCTGGGCGTGCTGCTGCTCCCGGACGTCCGCGCGGCGGATTCCGGGCGGGAGCCCGCTCCGGCCCTGCGATGA
- a CDS encoding L,D-transpeptidase, translated as MQPIRGRARRTGLPALLLGAALLFTSACSNGGDAGGAGAGSAGAGGAAKTGTEASKAVVTVKPDDGSKEVATSGVLKITATGGKLTTVSVADTKGNQVEGKISADGAGWEPVRHLASATEYKVHAVAKDEAGRESAKDATFTTLTPKNTFIGHYTPEDGQTVGVGMPVSFNFTRGITNTEAVEKAITVTAEPSVPIEGHWFGNDRLDFRPEKYWAAGTKVTVKIALDGVEGRPGVYGKQTRTVSFTIGRSQVSTVDASEHTMQVVRDGQVIKNLPITAGAPSTTTYNGQMVISEKYKVTRMNGATVGFGGEYDISDVPHAMRLSTSGTFVHGNYWASASTFGSQNVSHGCIGLKDVRGAYDGNQPAAWFFNESLIGDVVIVKNSKDKQIAPDNGLNGWNMDWAEWVK; from the coding sequence CTGCAGCCGATTCGCGGCCGTGCCCGCCGCACCGGTCTGCCGGCCCTTCTGCTGGGAGCGGCGCTGCTGTTCACGAGCGCGTGCAGCAACGGCGGCGACGCCGGCGGCGCAGGCGCCGGCAGCGCAGGCGCGGGGGGCGCGGCCAAGACGGGGACGGAGGCCTCCAAGGCGGTCGTCACCGTCAAGCCGGACGACGGGTCCAAGGAAGTGGCCACCAGCGGCGTCCTGAAGATAACCGCAACCGGCGGCAAGCTCACCACGGTGAGCGTCGCCGACACCAAGGGCAACCAGGTCGAGGGCAAGATATCGGCGGACGGCGCCGGCTGGGAGCCGGTGCGGCACCTGGCCTCGGCCACCGAGTACAAGGTGCACGCGGTCGCCAAGGACGAGGCGGGCCGCGAGTCCGCCAAGGACGCCACCTTCACCACCCTCACCCCGAAGAACACCTTCATCGGCCACTACACGCCCGAGGACGGGCAGACCGTCGGCGTCGGCATGCCGGTGTCGTTCAACTTCACCCGCGGCATCACCAACACCGAGGCGGTCGAGAAGGCCATCACGGTGACGGCCGAGCCGTCCGTCCCGATCGAGGGCCACTGGTTCGGCAACGACCGCCTCGACTTCCGCCCGGAGAAGTACTGGGCCGCCGGAACCAAGGTCACCGTGAAGATCGCCCTGGACGGGGTCGAGGGCCGGCCGGGCGTCTACGGCAAGCAGACCCGCACGGTCAGCTTCACGATCGGCCGCTCGCAGGTCTCCACGGTCGACGCGAGCGAGCACACGATGCAGGTCGTCCGCGACGGCCAGGTCATCAAGAACCTGCCCATCACCGCAGGCGCCCCGTCGACGACCACGTACAACGGCCAGATGGTCATCAGCGAGAAGTACAAGGTGACCCGGATGAACGGCGCGACCGTCGGGTTCGGCGGCGAGTACGACATCTCCGACGTCCCGCACGCGATGCGGCTGTCGACCTCGGGCACCTTCGTCCACGGCAACTACTGGGCCTCGGCGAGCACGTTCGGATCGCAGAACGTCAGCCACGGCTGCATCGGCCTGAAGGACGTCCGCGGCGCCTACGACGGCAACCAGCCCGCCGCCTGGTTCTTCAACGAGTCGCTCATCGGCGACGTCGTCATCGTGAAGAACTCCAAGGACAAGCAGATCGCCCCGGACAACGGCCTCAACGGCTGGAACATGGACTGGGCGGAGTGGGTCAAGTAA